In Candidatus Binatia bacterium, the sequence TCAGAGCGATCCCCTCTGTTGCCAGAAGTGCCTCATATTGCCGCGTGAGAGCATTCTGCGGCTCGGTGAGGATCCGAACGAAGTCTTCCTCGGTGAGAGCCTCAAGCTCGACTCTGATAGGGAAGCGGCCTTGAAACTCCGGGATCAAATCCGACGGTTTCGCGATATGAAAGGCTCCTGAGGCGATGAAGAGAATATGATCCGTGCGAACCGGGCCGTGCTTGGTCGTGACCGTCGAGCCTTCGACAATGGGGAGCAGGTCGCGCTGCACGCCCTCCCGTGAGACGTCGGCATTTCCTGCCTGCGCGCGACCGGCAATTTTATCGATCTCGTCAAGAAAGACGATCCCGGAGCTTTCGACGCGGCGGACGGCTTCGGTTTTTACGGTATCCGCGTCGACCAACCCGAGAGCTTCCTCCTGCTCCAGTAGCTCGAGGGCTTCGGGGATTCGCAGTTTTCGCGGCTTGGTCGTCTTTTTCCCGAAACTGCCAAACATCTCCTTGAGATTGAATCCAACCTCTTCCATGCCCTGTGGTGTCATGACTTCGATACTGGGGGTTGATTGCTCCGCGACTTCGATCTCGATCTCCCGGTCGTCGAGAACGCCCTCACGGAGTTGTCGCCGCAATTTGTCGCGGGTTGAGTTGCTGCCGGGATCGCCGGTAGACGAGAATCCGGCTGTTCCGGAGGGCAGCAGGGCATCAAGAACGCGCTCTTCGGCCGCTTCGCGTGCGCGCAGAGCCACCTTGGACCGCTCTTCGTCCCGGACCATGACAATGGCCAACTCGACCAGATCACGGATGAGCGATTCAACGTCTCGCCCCACGTAGCCGACTTCGGTGAATTTGGAGGCTTCGACTTTCAGGAATGGGGCTTGCGCGAGCTTTGCCAGGCGCCGGGATATCTCGGTTTTGCCGACGCCGGTTGGTCCGATCAGGATGATATTCTTTGGGGTGATTTCATCCCGCATTTCCTCGGGGACCTGCTGTCGACGCCATCGGTTGCGCAGCGCAATCGCCACAGAGCGCTTCGCGGCGTTCTGGCCAACGATATAACGATCGAGTTCGGATACGGTTTCCCTCGGGGTCATCGAGGGAACTGTCGGGTTTTCGCCGGCAGGGGTCGCGACGGGAATGGCCATGGATGAAGGTTCCGTGTTCATGAGGGTTCTCTTTTCAGCTCTTCGAAGATGAGTTGATTGTTGGTGTAGACGCAGATTTCGGACGCGATCGTCATCGCAGCCTCTGCCGCTGCTCGTGCATCAAGCGAGCTATGCTGAAGCAGGGCTCTTGCCGCGGCGAGCGCATAAACCCCGCCGCTTCCGGTAGCGATCGCCGATGCGCCGCCGGGCAACGGGTCGGGTTCGATCACGTCGCCTGTCCCGGAAACGAGGAGTGTATCTTCGGCGTCGGCGACGATGAGCATGGCTTCGAGCCTTCGCAAGGCGCGATCGGAACGCCAATCCTTGGCGAGTTCGACGGCGGCGCGCCGCAGTTGGCCGCGGTGTTCTTCGAGCTTTTGTTCGAAACGCTCGAAGAGGGTGAACGCGTCAGCGGACGCCCCCGCAAACCCCGCGAGAATCCGGCCGTCATACAGAGTCCGGACCTTCCGAGCACCGTGCTTCATGATAGTTTCCCCAAGGCTCACCTGGCCATCACCCGCGATGCAGGTGGAGTCGCCCTGACGGACGGCCAGAATTGTGGTGGCATGCGGTACGATTTTCGACGGATCCGTGTTCACGGCGATGCACTAATCACGGTCGCATGGGTTGTCTAGGCTTTATCGTGCTCTTGGATGACAATCGTCGTAGACGGCCCGCAACTTTCCGAGGCTGACATGGGTATATTTCTGGGTGGTTTCCAGGCTAGCGTGACCTAGAAGGTCCTGAATCGACCGGAGGTCGGCGCCGGAATCGAGCAGGTGGGTGGCGCAACTATGTCGCAGGGCATGAGGTGTGACATGGGGAAGGCCTGCCTGATCCAGAAAATTGGCGACAATGCGGCCCACGCTGCGCACGTGCAGGCGGGATCCCCGAAGATTTCGAAAGATGGCGGTGCCTCCGAGAGTGGAGCCGGATACACCCTGAGCAGCGCGGAGCGACTGCAGGGTCTCGACCGCGGCACGCGTGGTCGGGACGATCCGGTCCTTGCCGCCCTTGCCGCTGCGAATATGCAGGGTTCCACGGCGAGGGTCGAGATCGCGCCAGTCCAGGGCGACGCTCTCGCTGGCCCGGAGCCCGCTGCCATAAAGGACTTCGAGCAGCGCCAGATTCCGAAGATCGCGCAAGCCGTCTCCCGAGAGTTGGGGCCCGAATGCGGCCCCGAGCGTTGCTTCGGGCAGGGCGCGTGGCAAGGCTTTCGGATATTTCGGTACCTTGAGGGGTTCGGCCGGGTTTTTCTCGATTCTCCCCATGCGGCGAAGATAGGCGAAGAAACTCTTCAGCACGCTTACGGTACGCCCGATACTGCGCCGGCCGACCCGCTCGGCCCGATCAGCGAGGAAGCGTCTCAAATCATCCGTCTCGATGGTATCCCAGGGGTTATTGCTCGCGTGCCCGAGGTCTCGCTGCAGCCGGGAGATTTCGGTTCGATAGGCGCGGATCGTATGGTCCGAGCTGCGTCGTTCGGCACTTAAATGAAGGAGAAAAGCACTGATGCTCTCATCCTCTTCCTTCTCGACGTCCACCACCAACTATCCCCCTCGCAGCCTCTATGGTACCACTGGATCTGATGAGAGTTCCAGCGGGTTGGCGGATAGGAATCGTTGCGGTCGCGCTTGCGGGGGGGCTGCTCCCGGGCTGTGAGCCGCAGGATCCGGCGGAGGCGGCCGCCGGCCGCTTCGTCGACCGGTATTATGTGGAACTCGATCTGAAGGCGGCACGGCCTCATGCGACGGGTCTCGCGTTGGCAAAGCTGACTCGGGAAGCGGAGCTTCTGGCCGGAATCGATGCTCCCGCCAAGGCGGGAAAGCCGACGATTCACTACAAACTCGTCGAGGAAAGCGGGACCTCGGGTCCTGACCAACGCAGTTTCCTTTACGAGCTGACGATCCTTTTCGCCGACGCGCAGGTGACGCGGATGGCTCTGGTGACCCTGCAGCAAGACCCGGGTGGGGCGTGGCAGGTCGCGAACTTTGAGGAGCTTCGGTGAGACGTTCCCGACTGATCGGGTTACTTCTTGTTGTTCTGCTCAGCCCCGCGGTGGTGGCGGGGGCGGTGATGCTCCGAGCACATCGATTACTGGCAGACCCCGGCACTCTGGCCAAGGGTTTTTCTGTCGGCTTGGGACGTGGTTTGACCTTTGAGTCGATCGACGTTGCCCTCTGGCCCCCGGGGATCGTGATTCGGGGCGTGGAATTGGCCGATCGTTCGAACTACGGCACTGGCGAGTTGGCGCACGTCGACGCAATCTGGTTGCAGGCGGGGATCCCGGCACTCGTACGGGGGGCCGTCCGCATTGAAGAGGTTCTTCTCGAGAAACCGACTCTGCGAGTCGTGCTCGGACCGGAGGGATGGAACCTCGGGGCTGGTGAGCAGTATTTGGAGACCCCGGAGGCATTTGACGTGCGGCGCGTGACCGCGACCGGCTTGCGGCTGGTATACCGGGACAGGACGCGTCCCGGCGTCGCCGAATTCGAAGTGCGCAACGCTTCGTTGAATGCCGTTCGGGGTGATGTCGAAGAGGGTTGGTCGATCGATTTGGATGGGAGTACCGAGGGCATCGCGGGCCCCGAAGTCGTGCCAGGGTTCGTTCGGGTTCAGCTCCAGACACCGGCAGTCGACGAGGGATTGCTTCGGTTTGAGGGCTCGGTCGAGGGGCTGGGGGGGGATCGAGTCGGTGAGCTGGCCCAACTCCTCGGAGGGGATATGCCTTTCGGAAGTCAGCTCGTAGGGGCTCTGTCGGGGCGTGTGGAAGGGGCAGTCGGGGTTCGGGGAGATTCCTCCGAAACGAAGCTTGCTGTCGACCTGAACCTTGGTGAGGCCGA encodes:
- a CDS encoding tyrosine-type recombinase/integrase is translated as MDVEKEEDESISAFLLHLSAERRSSDHTIRAYRTEISRLQRDLGHASNNPWDTIETDDLRRFLADRAERVGRRSIGRTVSVLKSFFAYLRRMGRIEKNPAEPLKVPKYPKALPRALPEATLGAAFGPQLSGDGLRDLRNLALLEVLYGSGLRASESVALDWRDLDPRRGTLHIRSGKGGKDRIVPTTRAAVETLQSLRAAQGVSGSTLGGTAIFRNLRGSRLHVRSVGRIVANFLDQAGLPHVTPHALRHSCATHLLDSGADLRSIQDLLGHASLETTQKYTHVSLGKLRAVYDDCHPRAR
- the hslV gene encoding ATP-dependent protease subunit HslV encodes the protein MVPHATTILAVRQGDSTCIAGDGQVSLGETIMKHGARKVRTLYDGRILAGFAGASADAFTLFERFEQKLEEHRGQLRRAAVELAKDWRSDRALRRLEAMLIVADAEDTLLVSGTGDVIEPDPLPGGASAIATGSGGVYALAAARALLQHSSLDARAAAEAAMTIASEICVYTNNQLIFEELKREPS
- the hslU gene encoding ATP-dependent protease ATPase subunit HslU, which codes for MTPRETVSELDRYIVGQNAAKRSVAIALRNRWRRQQVPEEMRDEITPKNIILIGPTGVGKTEISRRLAKLAQAPFLKVEASKFTEVGYVGRDVESLIRDLVELAIVMVRDEERSKVALRAREAAEERVLDALLPSGTAGFSSTGDPGSNSTRDKLRRQLREGVLDDREIEIEVAEQSTPSIEVMTPQGMEEVGFNLKEMFGSFGKKTTKPRKLRIPEALELLEQEEALGLVDADTVKTEAVRRVESSGIVFLDEIDKIAGRAQAGNADVSREGVQRDLLPIVEGSTVTTKHGPVRTDHILFIASGAFHIAKPSDLIPEFQGRFPIRVELEALTEEDFVRILTEPQNALTRQYEALLATEGIALSFAPEAIQALAAIAADVNQRTENIGARRLHTILERLLDKLMFEAPDRRGEAFEVTEALVRSELDPILGNEDLSRFIL